The region TACCTATGGATTGAAGTTATCTGTGCAGTTATCCGAGAAAATCACATTTATGATTTGTGGTTTGAATATTTCGAAACCAAGAGAGGACGAAATATTCacataaaaggaaaattatgaaatatttcaaatttcttttagaaCACTAACTGGTGTAAGAAAGAGATGCTTCATCACCATAGCGTGTTTTGTTGTCTGTATTTGGGAACGATTTTTCGGTGATTTGGTTTTTAGATCGAACAACCTTGCTTCCTATACCGAAATCGAGGAGTAAAAAAGCGTAGCAGTGTTGAAGGGCATTGCGCAAGGTCATGtcataattatttgaattttggcgCACTGTCTGTCGACCACATGACAGTTTTAAGGATATGATATTACACAATATCGTCCGCGATGCCTTTGTGATTATAGCTAATAGTCCGTTGAAGGTTTGAAATAGAATCATCAAATTTTGGCGCACTATTTGCCCTTGGTTAACTATGCAGTGAAGTTATCTGTGCAGTTATCTGAGAAAATCCCATTGATTACCTTTGACTATTTCGAAACATTTAGAAGCTGAAATATTCGTATGGAAGAATAAAGTatgaatattttaaatttccttttcagaACACCTACTGATGTAAGAAAGAGATGTTACATCACCATAGCGTGTCTTTATTTTGATTGTATCCGGGAACGTTTTTTCGGTCATTTGGATTTTACTTTTGTAAAATAGCCTTGTTTATGATGACTTTCGTATCGTTTtgtggctcctaaaggagccgttttTGTGCAGTTATCCGAGAAAATCACACTCATGATTTTGTGGTTTGAATATTTCGAAACGTTCACATAAAGGAtattttaagtttcttttcgAACATTAACTGATATAAGAAAGAGATGCTTCATCACCATagcgtgttttattgtctGTATTTGGGAACGATTTTTCGGTCATATGGTTTTTAGATCGAACAGACTTGTTGATGAGGACTTTTCGTATCGtttggtggctcctaaaggagccgttttTGTGAATGGCAGCTTAATTTAAGCTTTCGCCTTCTTCTCGGTCTTCTTGGGCAAAAGAACTGCTTGGATGTTGGGCAAAACACCTCCCTGTGCGATGGTGACACCGGCCAACAGTTTGTTGAGTTCTTCATCATTGCGGACAGCAAGCTGAAGGTGACGCGGGAtgattcttgttttcttgttgtcacGAGCAGCATTGCCCGCCAACTCAAGAATCTCAGCGCTCAAGTATTCAAGCACAGCTGCCAAGTACACTGGAGCACCAGCTCCAACGCGCTCAGCATAGTTGCCCTTGCGAAGGAGACGATGGATTCGACCAACAGGGAACTGAAGGCCTGCTCGAGATGAACGGCTCTTGGACTTGGTGCCCTTTGCTTTTCCTTTACCGCGACCTGACATGATGAGTTATCTTGCGATGTTCACTTGTGAAAGAAAGTAGGAATTAAAAACGGATTACGTTGAAGTGAGATTTATAATTCCCTCTTATCAAGGAAGGATCGAAACGCACCAATGAAATCGTTTTGATTGTTTTCACAATTTGAAAGCTCTTTGTTCGAACaggaaattgtttttattatgcGAGGTCAATTGAACTCAAAGTTCATTGGAAAGACCCAATCACAAACCGAGAATTTCGATCCGTATGTAAATTGATCTTTCCCTCATTTTGGTATAAATATAAGTAACGTCGAGTTGTCAGTTATTTCAATCTGTTCAGAGTTAGTTACAGACATGGCACCCAAAGTTGCAGGAAAGAAAGGCGAGAAAAGAGCGGGAAAGGCAAAAGCCGTAACCGATGGCAAGAAGAAGAGGcgaggaaagagaaaggaaagttATGCGATCTACATCTACAAAGTTCTGAAGCAAGTTCACCCTGACACTGGTATctccagcaaagccatgggtatcatgaacTCGTTCGTGAACGACATTTTCGAGCGCATCGCTGGCGAAGCTTCGCGCCTGGCTCACTACAACAAGAAATCAACCATCAGCTCCCGCGAGATCCAAACCGCCATCAGGCTGCTTCTCCCCGGTGAACTGGCGAAACACGCCGTCAGTGAAGGAACCAAAGCTGTGACCAAGTACACCAGCAGCAAGTAAACTCACTGGGTTTACCATCAACAAACaacggctcctttaggagccaccaaatGTTATAAAAGCAATGACTAAGGTGTTCTTGACCGAGTTTCTCCCCCATCTGGCGTGTGCTTCTTCAACGCTCGTTGTTCTTTAGTTTCTTTTCACGCACCCGCATTGAGGCATTCAAACATTTATTTCGAACGGTTGATGTTGCCGTCTAGAAGCATTGTGTTATATTGAAGTATAAATTGTTGCAAGTGACGCTGTGTTTTAGAACTTTGATCCAAACGTTCAACGCTCGTCATCATGAATAATTTATCCTTCTCTTTTTAACCCGTAACACAGTTGGTCAAAACGATGAGGTGACAATTCGGTGACAAAAACCATTGCTATCGAGGCAGTCAAAAGTCTTTGTATCGGTTCAATATAGTCAAATTGATTTTCTGgtattttgctatttttgaCCGAATTTAGATTATCTCATAGATGGCCCCCAAGTGCAGCTAACGCTGTTATTTGGTGGAAAAAAACCAAGTGGAGCCTTTCCAATGAATTAAGGAAGGAAGGTAGTGAGGCATTAAATCTTGGAAGGGAATGCAAGGGGTGGAGTAATGCACCACTAGTCTTCAATATAATGAGGCTGGTCGATTTTACGAGTTGTTCTTTAATCTTTTATTTAGCGGGAGTTCAAGTGTTGCCTTTTtcctcctttgtttttgttttgttcgtttgttGTTGGTGTTCTTTATCATTACTCGATGCGAGGCGAAGGTGGCCGATCCGAGCCGAGCTGTTTTGcgatttaacttgtcttctcATTACCACGTTTATATTGTCAAGTTAAGGATCTTTCTAATTGTTGGAGCGATTAGTTTGGAAATCTGCTCTGTCAgacgaaatgttcacttctggtttccgtccgtggctcagaaatagggaacttaagcagGAGACGTCTTTGTCAAAACGGACCTCAAATAGCCGATGAAAAACTGGGTCGACACCGGCATGTGTGGCGTGACTCAATTGCGTTAAGCATGTCAAGCAGTGTTATATCACGACCACGCTTCTTGTTctgattcttttttctttatttttgcaaatttccTGGATTATAACTTTTTCGAAACGACAAGAGATATGCTTTTCCAATGACACGTTCAAAGATTGTTCTCATTTAACGGGCATATTGTTTTGTTGGAAGAAAACACGTCTAGAAATCCAGAATTTGATAACTATCGTTCTGAGGCAGCGTTTACACGAACGTGCTTTCACATTGACACGGTTTCATGCGTTCGAAACCGCTGCAAAATCTATACGGTTTGGAAGTGTTTCCACGGAATCGGTTTCGCCAGAAAATCGAAGTTGTGATGGTATAAGCACTAAGTGCTAAATTCACCACTTTGAAGCGAACAATGCAAATTCCGCGCCAAAAAGGCAGCCGTACTCAAATCGATGCGGTTTCGCTGTTTACACGACAGAGAAAAGCGCAGCGTTTTCAAATCGACGCGGTTTCGCTAATTGTCTCTGTCGGTGTCGTGTAAACAGTTAGCGCAACCGCATCGACAACGATGCGGTTACAAATGAAACCGCGTTCGTGTAAACGCTGCCTGAGTTGGCCGACATGGATAATTCCGAATGCAAAGCAAACTTAATCTTGAAAGCATGATCTTCCAGAGTTACCTGAGGCTCTGTATATCCCAGAAAGATTCTGCTATTCTCATAgacaaaaagaggaaatccACAAAGATATGCATAGGAAAGGCATCTCAAAAATATAAGAGAAACTAATACTGCATCTTACTCTTAATCTTAATCTGGTTGTTTCGCATGACTCAAATCTCTTGTTGCCTACAGCGCACTTATTCATGCACTGTACAAccgacaaaagaaaattacttttCTAGATCATTGGAATTGGATAGTTGACTGTCCAGTAAACTcaagaaaactgcaaaaatatttttaacaatatatTTGGTGCTCATATAATCTACTTAGCTTCTCGCGTTGTTGCAGTTTGAACACGGTAAAACATCAGTTTTGACGTCCGTCACCTGAGGTCTGTGACTGTTGAGGTCACTTTTGGTTTCGAaatcacttccggttgccgtttgtggctcaaaaacgtctcGTGCTTACGTTCCCTAATGTCGCGTGCTTAATGTTTCTACCCGCGCTCTGGCCCGAGTTTCTAGAAGCATCGTTTGCGCTAACCAGCAATAACTGCtatagaaacgtataggtttcaATACTTCtaaaccaatggttagcgccaaccatgcttcgagcaactgccTACTTTTTATCATTGATAAGAGGAAGGACagaaaaatgatgaagaaagtTGATGTAAATTGATAATTTGATAACCACCAGAAATAGACTGAGCAAATTCCCTAGGATCCAGGGGCCGGtagctcgaagcatggtttgCGCTAAcccattggttaagaggtatcgAAAGATCGAAACCTATTCTTTTCTgtggtagttaacgctggttagggAGAGAAGCAGTAAACCGACACAGCGCGCAACTGTAGCGGGCTGTTGTTACCATCTACTGAATTTGCTCCTTGTGGTTTGCAGAGATTGATGGCCGTGAGATCGAGCATCTGGTTTATCAGGAAATTTACAACCCAGCGAATGCCAGCCAGTCAAGTGCTTCTGAGGAGGTGGAAGAACAAAAGCAACACAACGCTCGTCAAGATGAGTTTATTCTCAAAAACCTCTTTCAGAAAACAGGTTAAGTTGTGTCAATCAAACTGCACCCCCTCCCCATGCTAGTAACTCTGAATTCCGCAGTCCAGAAAATCTCCACTTTGTACAATCCGGAATCCCGGTAAAATCTGGAATCGACCAATTCCGAAATCTGAAGATCAGACATCAAACAACTTACACGTTGTCTTTCTTCACCCTTGTTAGGTGTGCACAGCGCTTTAAAACATGATGTCATAGTAGAGTGCAGTAACCCGGATTTAGCTTTGATTGAGTGTGAGGCAAATCGTGTGGCTCAAGGCGCAGTCAAAGCTCTTAAAAGATCACGCCAGCGATGCCTCGGTGCGACAAGCGGTGTACCCACGTGGACAGGCGTTTCTGGATCATCTGGTTTATCGGAGCGGGTTGCCAAGAAGTATGACAGCATCAGTGTTTTGGCTGAAACTCTTATTATGTCTTTGAATTTCATGAGAATGTAAGACTGGACTTTTTCTGAACACCCAATGACGTTGTTGCCTTGTGGTGTTGTCGTTGTCtcacagtgccgtagcaagggtaatataagtggaggggcacgcaagtgctggaggcgtgagccactaggggggtctgggggcatgctcccccacaaaaatttgaaatctagagacttggaaatgctatttccagtgttctccaagagctatttgtgatttacgcatatcgcgaattatttacttcgtacactgtcttagcaaaccaatacgcattgagagtataacacttgcaacgtcaattacaaaatagaaaaccaactatctctgtatcttgaaaccagcaaatgtttcacctttcagagtcatcacagtaagttcgtagttattaaactgtctgagttgccttagaggcaaacgtagacttcattggcaggtcgttttttgaaaacttcccaaacagttgcctgataatattttattttcaacattttatacaggtctgtttttactttttaggaaaaaaactgggagggcacgggcccccccggcccctccccttgctacggcactgtctCAGCAGTCGTGGTTCAACACCCCATTGTGTCCAAGTCAAAGATATAATGCGGTTGAAGAGTTAATTTCGCGTACTTGAACCTGTCATTGAGCTCTTGAAACGCCTGCCGTGTATCACTTAACACTTGATGGCAAATGAATAACCCTAATTTTGTCACCTGGCAAAAACTAGGTAGTTCACTGAGTGGCCATGAATTTGTTTTGgaattattttcaaccttttgtTGAACAATCATTATGGGTTCAACCCAGCTTCCTCCAAAAACAGCTTGATAATTCTccttatttctcaaaaaagaAGTGTTTGCAGTTTTCTGAATGGAAGTTTGTTGCTTCCTGCGTTCACCTCGATTGTTCTTTTGTCTTGTTCTCTCTTCAGACCGCGTTTCGGTGTGAAGAAGAAATCTGCGACAAATCAAGGAGGAAAAGTAAGGGCGACCATGTCTTAAATTGAACTTATTGCCATGGTGGATTGGTTGGGGCGCCAGTTTTGTGTGGGCATGCTCCGGATTCCAATCTCTTTCTGGCAACTGATTAAATTTGTCTCAGTTGGTGGTCCTAAATTCAACTCTTCCACGTTTTTAAAAAGCCAACTTATTGGCTTCTACTTGTTGGATTTTTCACCTATTGTGTTTCCTTTGAATTGGTAACTTGATGTTATTTGCACGAAGTACCCATGAACTGGCATAGAAACAACGGAATGAAGTTGATAGTAATATTTTAACATTGTAAGAGCTTGACACACAGAACTTCATATTTTACTAGAAACAACCTGCATTGCAGTTGGTTATCTTTTACTATTTTCTAAATTTGAGTGCACCTGCTTTCTTCCAGATCTCTTCAGTCGCCGATAGCCAGCCTCACTTCAGCGGCGACCTAATGGGCATGAGCAGTGCAGCTGCAGGAGATTCAGAACCAGTCCACTCCAGTCAATTGCTCGCTAAAATGAGGGCGCGAAACAATCTGGTTCCCAGTAGTGATGCCAGCGCTGATTGTCTTGGAAACGAAAGTGATAATTTATTGGTTGAGATAAGGAATTTCATTGCGTTACAGTGTTCAGTGGCTGGTCAAGCAACCACACATGAAATTTTAGACGAATTTGGCTCCAAACTTCCTCAGAGTGACTCGGTTGTGTTTCGGTCGATGCTGCGGCAAATTTGCACTTTTACGAGAGATTCACTGACTGGTAAAGGCATTTGGGTGTTAAAGGAGGAGTTTAGGTGAGATGCAGGGAAAAACAGCCACGAATAAAGAAAAGGGCGCTGTGATGTAGAGAAATCGGTacaaaatgacaacaacaaaaaaaattgaactcaACTCTTATAGCGATCACCGGAAGTCAATCATGCTATAATCAGGAACTGACTGAGCGCGCAATGTTTCGCAAGAAACCATTACGAAACTCTTCTAGATCGGTCTGAAATACACCGTTTTCTTATCTCAGTTTGGGAAATGATGGGCCCTGGTACTGTGCTTGCCTTCACTTGAAGCTCTCATAGGTTGAGCTCCGATTCATTGATTGGGACTTTGGTCTCACAGGCGCCGTCTtagcgagaaaaaaaaaaagggggtaACATCAGCCCCATGGTCTTGTCATCACCGTGCGCATGCGCTCAACCATACCATTCGTAATAGCCACATCTCAGGGCTGATGTCGACCCTCCTTTTCGCCCTTTTTTTTACTGCCTAAGCTGTTGTATGGATGAGCGATTGTTAGTGTTTGCGGGAAGAGTCAGCAAAAGagcaagttttctttcttttttttttcgcaaaacatCTGAAAGTCAATAGGTGAATTCAACGGTGAACAGGATATGTTTTGAGTAGTGAATATGTGGCGTTGTTGATATTAATAAGATGAttgtttgaacaaaaaataaagggaaaaaacgAATGAAAGGAAAGGAGAAGTGaacttttaaaatattaagtGCTACACTGATGCGTGTAGCTTGTGTACAGCAGTGTTACAATCAACAAAATGTTTCGGGACTCGGCTCTTGAGCTTTCATTACTTGCAAATACACACTCTGACACCGTGTCTTTGGCATCATCTACGACTCAGTTACTGATAACTTCAGCCTGCAGAGCCACtcatgttttgaaaaacaattggACTTTGGACAGCTGTACTGTTACACTCAGCTTTGATTGCATGATGTGTATCGCAACTTCCCTTTGTTAATATGTCAGTCCTTCCTTTTGCTATGTCAGTCCTTGACGTGACGTTATCCACAAGATCTTCGCGAGTGTTGTACATCGACTCTCACGGTTCAGGTGGGCTAGCGGTAACCTGCCTAGCGGGCGGATTTGGTCGGTTTGATCATGAACTAAGTAGCGGCGCGAAAACTGGAcccagataaaaaaaaaatgtgggaGTGGGCGAGGAGGAAGAGCGAAAAACCGTGGTTCGCTAGGCAAGCGGCATTTCCGAGACCTAATAACGTAGCAAGATAATTTTTGTTCGGGTCGCAAAGCTCAACTTTCAAATTCCACAATGtccaaaatcaattttttaaaatatttgataAATTTATCATTAAACGGTCGAGGGAAGCCGGACATTTCCAAcagttctgtttttttttgtcacggAAGCCACGGCATGTATGGGTGTTATTAGAGGGAACGAGACACAATTGAACCGACCGAGCGCTTAGCCTGTAGGTTTGCGATTGAACTTCAATTCCTTTAACTAACACACGAGCTGAAACTTGGTTGAAAATGGTTGGGATCTCACGTTATTGTTCGAGGCGAACACTCAAGTCATGACGCCCAAGGTTACAGAGCTTACTCACGGCAAAATTTTCGCGCGCTTTTTTCGTCGCCTTGTAGGCTTCGACCGCGTGGAAACTGGTATCTTACCCACAACACTCTGCGTTTCTGTATATACAAGATGGCGGCAAACGAGGAGGAAGAGAGTATGTCTGGAAATGTTGCAAATACGGTAATGTCCGCCAGGATTAAATCTTCCTTGAACAAGCTATGGAATTGATCAACTCTtctcattttgattttttattagTGCGTCGTCAAGGAAATCCTGCTTAGGTCTAGTTCACTATATGGGCCACGAGAGGTGCACTTTGCGATCGAGCGTGATCGAAAAGAGCAACAtttaagaacaataataattttcaaacCTCTTGCACTCCCATATGGTTAGGGTTAGTTTTTGTAGTAcatgtttatttcatttagaCATTAAGGTGTAGGGGTAAGAGGTTACTGTAGATTACAGTTGATTGAAATCAACTGCTGATTACCAGTTgattggaaaacaaaaatttagcCAGGTAAAAGGAAAGCTACGTAGTTAGAGAAATTTCAAGCTAGTTATAAAAACTACAACATATGTGTGACACTGGAACAATTTTTTGTGGTAAGGTTATTCCTGGATGTCAGAATCTCAGAGGTTATTGGGCTCCAGGACACAGAATCGTGGTACATACATCAGAAGGGAAATCAAGTAATGCCATGACTTACATAATTGTATTTCTAGGATTCCTTTATTATTAATTAGCAAATCTTTCTCTACTCAGTTTTTTACTGCATATAATTTTATGCTCAAGATTTGAGTTTGAATTATGTTACATTATGTTATAATGATTATGTTGTGATTAGTTGTTTACTGATGCTTATAAGGACAATGAACAATGGTTTCTTGTATCGATCTCTTCCTAATATTACGTCACTCATTCTCGAATCTTGACGCTAGAAGAAAGACTTATGAATTACCCAGTGACTCCCAATGCATATAACTGAAAGAATGTCAAACAGTAAGAGTTGCAAATTCTTAATCCCAATCTatctgtattttgaaaacaataaatttattcatttaaacCTAAATCTTAAGTGAATTTGATATAACTTTTATGTTTACCAGGCAATCAATGTAATTACTATCAAAATTAACTTTCTTAGATCCTATAACAAACATAATTAATTTAACAGATGTTGACAATATCACTTTTTGTTGTGGATTTGTAGGAAGTGCTCAGAACTCAACTCATTATAGATATCCTGTTCTTCATGAAGTTTGTTGGGGAGCAGACTTGCAAAGCACTATTACTCGCAAACTGATTAATGAAACTCATGGTAATGAAACTTAAGTGAtacctttgtttttgcttttgtcttgaaaatggaaatttacCTTGGTTTAGCATCAAATTTGCACTTTTAACTATTTGTCACACCATGACAGTTGTTGGTGAAGCAACTCcttctttctttaaaacagAGTCATTTTCCAATGCAGATTCTCTTGCTCCATGTTAATCTCCTCCCAACTTCTTATGTTTATTTCTGATCTTAAATGActttaagttcaaattattGGTTGCTTCTGCTTTAATGCACTGATTGTTGTTTAAACCATTGTGTTTGTGTAAACTGCAATGATGTGTTGTTTCAAGGGTAAGCTAATGTGATCTCTTCAGTAAGTTTGTagaaaattcaggcctgattTTTGTTCTGTAGCTATATTCATGGATTTGCAAAATATCCCTGATGCTGGTGGAATGGGACGAAAGACAAggtgagttaaaaaaaattccagtgTGCCAGTGATAATGAGAGTAAAATccttttaaattaattaattagaaTTATTTAGTGTCAATAATTTTAAGAAGGACTGAGAGAGCAATGGTGAGAGCAATGTGTGGTGTAAAACTgatggagaaaaagagaacagaGCACCTGATGGAGATGTTAGGACATCTTGGtgttatggtaattattaatagtaatGATTATCTCAAGCGCTGATAACCCTGATTCACAAAGCTGCACGTAATTCAATACTTAATCACAAccatatcaaaattctcgtatctgattggtcatcagcagccctgatttcagccgtaattgtacagttacacacgtcatgcgcttgttattgtacagttgtatgcgtcatgcctgagtaattggacagtacgcttcatcaagctcgcgctagttgcacttgaatgggttttttttttggcatgtaACTTaaaagttgaatatataaacctgtcaaatagtttataccactgtcatattcatctcaaattttgttatagttacgattaattgcaggggtgcctggagaaaagccttaagtgacttctgataaattaccagattctccctccaaatttcattgtattcagttgtgaatgactaggagaatttgacattgcatcaaaagtcacttagggccttattccacacaccccttcaattagtaattggacttcgtgtcgtacaattcagagagtaatcgggcgagtaatttcaaatcagcctcGCGCCTTGCGctcggccgatttgaaattactcgcccaattactccctgaattgtactccactcagtccaattactattagtTAGCATAAATAATCAGTTGAAGCAAGCAAATAATGTAGTATCCTTGAGATTTGGGATTGTCATCACTGTAAAATTTGTTGTTGGGTAAACTGGATTAGGATGGTATGCTTAGATCATTCTATTTGACCACAGGCAATTACTAAGTACTGTAATTAAGAAAAATGGAATACATGTGTAATgtacaatttttctttttagtctCATCAAAGTCAGCAGAAGATATCGAAGTGTTGTCAGAGCCTGTATTCTTGATCTTGAGGAAAGAGCTggtataaaataatttttttgtaacttaTCCCTTTAAAAACAAGATGTTTTATGAACACAATCTTTATTGAGATAGAAGAGACTCACAGTGTCCTGTGTCTTTCATGTTACTGGATGTTGTGTCTAATTCATTTCTCTCACCTTTGATGGGCTTATTGCAAAACCAGAAAAGGACAGTTGCCAGGTTGGCTTTTGGTAGAGTTCTGCACTGATATCAGAAACATTTCAGGCCTAAATTTTCTCCATTGACAGGCATATTGGACTGGATAAAACCAGTTTAACAGTATCATATGTTacataaaagtaaaataactcttagttttgatcaaaatgcTGGAGATGCAATAACTTACAGTCTGGCACACATAATGTAGCATACCAGCATATCACGGACTGTAGGCTTTACTAGCATTTCTAACATGCATCATGGTGTTGTGTTGTTGAAACCCATAGCTTAGGCAAAGCTTCATTATATGCAATAAGAATTCCTCCActatattatttttcttttaggtgATTCTAGACAGTCCTCTAATGACAGTTTACAATCATCTGTCTCACAGGTGGGCAGTTAGTGCTTGTAGCTGTTGCAGGTCAGATTGAATGTTCAGGTTAATTTGTTTCTAAACCAGGTCATTTTGTCTCAACCTAGGTCATTTTGCTTCAAActagatcaacttgtttcaacctacTGTAGGTCAACTTGTTTCATCACCAAGATCAACTTGGGGCAGGTcaaaaacacaggtcacaggccaCAAGTCACAAGTCATTGTTtgccaatacagaaagtatcctaaacattcattgaagctaaccttaggcccaATCAGTTAGGAttgtttctgtattggtaaaacccttcaacttcaacttcaactttatttgctatttgacaaagaaaaatgcaaaatggtcgCTTCCCGCAAATAGCATTGGCTAGTCAAGA is a window of Acropora palmata chromosome 11, jaAcrPala1.3, whole genome shotgun sequence DNA encoding:
- the LOC141897002 gene encoding histone H2A, with product MSGRGKGKAKGTKSKSRSSRAGLQFPVGRIHRLLRKGNYAERVGAGAPVYLAAVLEYLSAEILELAGNAARDNKKTRIIPRHLQLAVRNDEELNKLLAGVTIAQGGVLPNIQAVLLPKKTEKKAKA
- the LOC141897003 gene encoding histone H2B, gonadal-like; this encodes MAPKVAGKKGEKRAGKAKAVTDGKKKRRGKRKESYAIYIYKVLKQVHPDTGISSKAMGIMNSFVNDIFERIAGEASRLAHYNKKSTISSREIQTAIRLLLPGELAKHAVSEGTKAVTKYTSSK